One Streptosporangium sp. NBC_01495 DNA window includes the following coding sequences:
- a CDS encoding acetyl-CoA carboxylase carboxyltransferase subunit alpha, whose translation MQTEAPEAAQWTSCPECRELIYVKRFERDLGVCPGCGTHTRLTASQRMAQLLDAGSAVPFEPPATVEDPIGFADSRPYPDRLRQARERTGAAEAITCVTASIMNHPVIAAVMDFRFLGGSLGVGVGERIVRACETALRTRTPLLLVTASGGARMQEGAYSLMQMAKTSQALAELDEAGILTVSLITNPTYGGVAASFATLTDVILAESGARIGFAGPRVIQQTIRQELPEGFQSAEFMQARGFLDAVVPRSALRPVLGALLGVVRPAGVPGQAPETVRLIDDPAELPERDPWEVVRLARHEDRPTTLDYVYQLLDDFQELKGDRLSGDCPAIVGGIGRLDGRPIVLIGHQKGHNTAERVARNFGMALPEGYRKAARLMRLAGKLGLPVVTLVDTPGAHPGVEAEERGQAWAIAENLRLMSGLKVPIVSVITGEGGSGGALALAVADRVLACANAVYSVISPEGCAAILWKDRAEAPRAAAALRLDARDLLRQGIVDAVVPEPEGGAHENPAAAAERLRAALRATLHELTRLNSRELVERRRRRFRRYGNEDARNT comes from the coding sequence GTGCAAACAGAGGCGCCGGAAGCGGCACAGTGGACGAGCTGTCCCGAGTGTCGCGAACTCATCTATGTCAAGCGGTTCGAGCGCGATCTAGGTGTGTGTCCCGGCTGCGGGACGCACACTCGCCTGACCGCGTCGCAGCGGATGGCGCAGCTGCTGGACGCCGGCTCGGCCGTGCCCTTCGAGCCCCCGGCCACGGTCGAGGACCCGATCGGGTTCGCCGACTCCCGCCCCTATCCCGACCGGCTGCGGCAGGCCAGGGAGCGCACCGGGGCGGCCGAGGCCATCACCTGTGTCACCGCCTCCATCATGAACCACCCCGTGATCGCCGCGGTGATGGACTTCCGGTTTCTCGGCGGCAGCCTCGGCGTCGGGGTGGGGGAGCGCATCGTCCGCGCCTGCGAGACGGCGCTGCGCACGCGTACCCCCCTGCTCCTGGTCACCGCCTCCGGCGGCGCGCGCATGCAGGAGGGCGCCTATTCCCTGATGCAGATGGCGAAGACCAGCCAGGCGCTCGCCGAGCTGGACGAGGCGGGCATCCTGACCGTCTCGCTCATCACCAATCCCACCTACGGCGGCGTGGCGGCGTCCTTCGCGACGCTGACCGACGTGATCCTGGCCGAGTCGGGGGCGCGTATCGGCTTCGCCGGGCCGCGGGTGATCCAGCAGACGATCCGGCAGGAGCTGCCCGAGGGCTTCCAGAGCGCGGAGTTCATGCAGGCGCGAGGATTCCTCGACGCCGTGGTTCCCCGTTCCGCCCTCAGGCCGGTGCTCGGCGCGCTGCTCGGCGTGGTGCGCCCGGCGGGGGTTCCCGGCCAGGCGCCGGAGACGGTGCGGCTCATCGACGACCCCGCGGAACTGCCCGAGCGCGACCCCTGGGAGGTGGTGAGGCTCGCCCGGCACGAGGACCGCCCGACCACACTGGACTACGTCTACCAGCTGCTCGACGACTTCCAGGAACTGAAGGGCGACCGGCTCTCGGGCGACTGCCCCGCCATCGTGGGCGGCATCGGCCGCCTCGACGGACGGCCGATCGTCCTCATCGGACACCAGAAGGGCCACAACACCGCCGAGCGGGTCGCCCGCAACTTCGGCATGGCGCTGCCCGAGGGCTACCGCAAGGCCGCCCGGCTGATGCGGCTGGCGGGCAAACTCGGCCTCCCGGTCGTCACGCTCGTGGACACGCCCGGGGCGCATCCCGGCGTCGAGGCCGAGGAACGCGGCCAGGCGTGGGCGATCGCGGAGAACCTGCGCCTGATGTCGGGGCTCAAGGTGCCGATCGTGTCGGTGATCACCGGCGAGGGCGGCAGCGGCGGGGCGCTGGCGCTGGCCGTCGCGGACCGGGTGCTGGCCTGCGCCAACGCGGTCTATTCGGTCATCAGCCCCGAGGGATGCGCCGCCATTCTCTGGAAGGACCGCGCCGAGGCGCCCCGGGCGGCGGCGGCGTTGCGGCTCGACGCCCGCGACCTGCTCCGGCAGGGCATCGTCGACGCGGTCGTGCCGGAACCCGAGGGCGGGGCGCACGAGAACCCCGCCGCGGCGGCGGAGCGGCTGCGCGCCGCGCTCCGCGCGACCCTGCACGAGCTGACCCGGCTGAACTCCCGCGAACTGGTGGAACGGCGCCGGCGCCGCTTCCGCCGATACGGCAACGAGGACGCGAGGAACACATGA
- the accB gene encoding acetyl-CoA carboxylase biotin carboxyl carrier protein, giving the protein MTDDHTRHSGIGELCRQAGEILSTTPGPLKRVRVQVGDMSVEVEWPETAGAPAPAVQTVQTVQAVAAVQAPADLRMPPDAAVLEAPLVGTFYRAPSPESRAFVEVGDTVEAGQQVAVIEAMKLMNAVEADRPGRVVEILVKNGDPVEYGEPLFVLEPLRATESPTVRGTHVLDGSDR; this is encoded by the coding sequence ATGACCGACGATCACACCAGGCACAGCGGCATCGGCGAGCTCTGCAGGCAGGCCGGCGAGATCCTCAGCACGACCCCCGGCCCCCTGAAGCGGGTGCGGGTACAGGTGGGCGACATGAGCGTCGAGGTCGAATGGCCGGAGACCGCCGGGGCCCCCGCCCCCGCCGTCCAGACCGTCCAGACCGTTCAGGCGGTCGCGGCCGTCCAGGCACCGGCCGACCTGCGGATGCCACCGGACGCCGCCGTGCTCGAGGCGCCCCTGGTCGGGACCTTCTACCGCGCGCCCTCCCCGGAGAGCCGGGCGTTCGTCGAGGTCGGCGACACCGTCGAGGCGGGCCAGCAGGTGGCGGTCATCGAGGCGATGAAGCTGATGAACGCGGTCGAGGCCGACAGGCCCGGCCGCGTGGTCGAGATCCTCGTCAAGAACGGGGACCCGGTGGAGTACGGCGAGCCGCTGTTCGTGCTCGAACCCCTGCGGGCCACGGAGTCGCCGACGGTGAGGGGAACGCATGTTCTCGACGGTTCTGATCGCTAA
- a CDS encoding acetyl-CoA carboxylase biotin carboxylase subunit, whose product MFSTVLIANRGEIALRIARTCRELGIRTVAVCSDSDRDSTVARFADESVRIGPSEARRSYLNPAAVVTAALQVGADAVHPGYGFLSEDPDFAEICEDAGLTFIGPAASLLARLGDKAEARNIATAAGLPVLPGSSKPLATLAQARSIAAEIGYPVIIKAVAGGGGRGMRVVRDPRDLAREYAQARAGAQTAFGDSRVYLERFLENARHIEVQILGDGRGNVLHLGERDCSVQRRRQKLLEETPAPGLSRELADRICAAAVRAARAVDYAGAGTYEFLVDDEDGFHAMEVNCRIQVEHPVTEMVTGVDLVREQLHVAAGYGLTIRQEDVVPRGVAIECRVNAEDPRRGFLPTPGTIHEFVPPAGPFVRVDTHGESGMRVTPDYDPLLAKVVVWAPDRRQAIARADRALGEFRVEGPGVCTTRDFLREVLEHPVYRAAKHTTALIDEMDVR is encoded by the coding sequence ATGTTCTCGACGGTTCTGATCGCTAACCGCGGAGAGATCGCGCTGCGCATCGCGCGTACCTGCCGTGAGCTCGGCATCCGCACCGTCGCGGTCTGCTCCGACAGCGACCGCGACTCCACGGTGGCCCGTTTCGCCGACGAGTCCGTCCGCATCGGCCCCTCGGAGGCGCGGCGCAGCTACCTCAACCCCGCCGCGGTCGTCACGGCGGCGCTGCAGGTGGGGGCCGACGCGGTGCACCCCGGCTACGGCTTTCTGTCCGAGGACCCCGACTTCGCCGAGATCTGCGAGGACGCCGGGCTGACCTTCATCGGGCCCGCCGCCTCGCTGCTCGCCCGGCTCGGCGACAAGGCGGAGGCGCGCAACATCGCCACGGCGGCGGGGCTCCCGGTCCTGCCGGGCAGCTCCAAGCCGCTGGCGACGCTGGCGCAGGCGCGGTCGATCGCCGCCGAGATCGGCTACCCGGTCATCATCAAGGCCGTCGCCGGGGGCGGCGGCCGGGGCATGCGGGTGGTGCGCGACCCCCGTGACCTCGCACGCGAGTACGCCCAGGCGAGGGCGGGCGCCCAGACGGCGTTCGGCGACTCCCGGGTCTACCTTGAGCGCTTCCTGGAGAACGCCCGGCACATCGAGGTGCAGATCCTCGGGGACGGCCGCGGCAACGTGCTCCACCTCGGGGAACGGGACTGCTCCGTGCAGCGGCGGCGGCAGAAGCTGCTCGAGGAGACCCCGGCGCCGGGGCTGTCCCGGGAGCTCGCGGACCGGATCTGCGCCGCCGCGGTGCGGGCGGCCCGAGCCGTCGACTACGCCGGCGCCGGGACGTACGAGTTCCTCGTCGACGACGAGGACGGGTTTCACGCCATGGAGGTCAACTGCCGGATCCAGGTGGAGCACCCGGTGACCGAGATGGTGACCGGCGTCGACCTGGTCCGCGAGCAGCTCCACGTGGCCGCCGGGTACGGCCTGACCATCCGGCAGGAGGACGTCGTCCCCCGCGGGGTGGCCATCGAGTGCCGCGTCAACGCCGAAGACCCGCGCCGGGGGTTCCTGCCGACCCCGGGGACGATCCACGAATTCGTGCCGCCGGCCGGGCCGTTCGTCCGGGTGGACACCCACGGGGAGTCCGGCATGCGGGTGACGCCCGACTACGATCCGCTGCTCGCCAAGGTCGTGGTCTGGGCGCCCGACCGGCGTCAGGCCATCGCCCGCGCGGACCGCGCGCTCGGCGAGTTCCGCGTCGAGGGTCCGGGGGTGTGCACGACCCGCGACTTCCTCAGGGAAGTGCTGGAGCACCCGGTCTATCGGGCCGCCAAGCACACCACCGCGCTGATCGACGAAATGGACGTGCGGTGA